From Lagopus muta isolate bLagMut1 chromosome 12, bLagMut1 primary, whole genome shotgun sequence, one genomic window encodes:
- the NDRG4 gene encoding protein NDRG4 isoform X3, with protein sequence MPECWDGEHDIETPYGLLHVVIRGSPKGNRPAILTYHDVGLNHKLCFNTFFNYEDMQEITKHFVVCHVDAPGQQAGASQFPQGYQYPSMDQLAAMLPSVVQHFGFKYVIGIGVGAGAYVLAKFALIFPDLVEGLVLMNIDPNGKGWIDWAAAKLSGLTSTLPDMVLSHLFSQEELVNNTELVQSYRQQIGSVVNQFNLQLFLNMYNGRRDLDINRPGTVPNAKTLRCPVMLVVGDNAPAEEGVVECNSKLDPTNTTFLKMADSGGLPQVTQPGKLTEAFKYFLQGMGYIAHLKDRRLSGGAVPSASMTRLARSRTASLTSASSVEGARPRACTHSESSEAMGQINHTMEVSC encoded by the exons ATGCCCGAGTGCTGGGATGGG gAACACGACATTGAGACGCCCTATGGGCTGCTGCACGTGGTCATCCGGGGCTCACCCAAGGGGAACCGCCCTGCCATCCTGACGTACCACGATGTGGGCCTCAACC ACAAGCTTTGCTTCAACACCTTCTTCAACTATGAAGACATGCAGGAGATCACAAAACACTTTGTGGTGTGTCACGTGGATGCGCCAGGCCAGCAGGCAGGAGCCTCGCAGTTCCCGCAGGG gtaCCAGTACCCATCCATGGACCAGCTGGCTGCCATGTTACCCAGCGTGGTGCAGCACTTCGG ATTCAAGTATGTGATCGGGATCGGTGTTGGGGCAGGAGCCTACGTGCTGGCCAAGTTTGCG CTCATCTTCCCCGACCTGGTTGAAGGGCTGGTCCTCATGAATATCGACCCCAACGGCAAAGGCTGGATTGACTGGGCAGCTGCTAAG CTCtcaggcctcaccagcacactGCCAGACATGGTCCTGTCCCACCTGTTCAGCCAG gaggagctggtgAACAACACGGAGCTGGTGCAGAGTTACAGGCAGCAGATTGGCAGCGTGGTGAACCAGTTCAacctgcagctcttcctcaACATGTACAACGG cCGCAGGGATCTGGACATCAACCGGCCCGGCACTGTGCCCAACGCCAAGACACTGCG TTGCCCTGTGATGTTGGTGGTGGGAGACAACGCTCCTGCTGAAGAGGGTGTG GTGGAGTGTAATTCCAAGCTGGATCCCACAAACACCACTTTTCTGAAG ATGGCGGATTCTGGTGGGCTGCCCCAGGTCACACAG cccgGCAAGCTGACCGAAGCCTTCAAGTACTTCCTGCAAGGCATGGGCTACA TCGCCCACCTGAAGGATCGGAGGCTGAGTGGAGGTGCAG TGCCATCTGCCAGCATGACCCGCCTGGCACGCTCCCGCACAGCCTCGCTCACCAGCGCCAGTTCTGTGGAAGGTGCCCGACCGCGTGCCTGTACCCATTCGGAGAGCAGCGAGGCCATGGGGCAGATCAACCACACCATGGAGGTATCGTGCTGA
- the NDRG4 gene encoding protein NDRG4 isoform X2, with product MKVLRHKIELLTGLLLQEMTMAGLHELRFTEEKPLLRGQDAELDNSDVFLSAADTDWKEHDIETPYGLLHVVIRGSPKGNRPAILTYHDVGLNHKLCFNTFFNYEDMQEITKHFVVCHVDAPGQQAGASQFPQGYQYPSMDQLAAMLPSVVQHFGFKYVIGIGVGAGAYVLAKFALIFPDLVEGLVLMNIDPNGKGWIDWAAAKLSGLTSTLPDMVLSHLFSQEELVNNTELVQSYRQQIGSVVNQFNLQLFLNMYNGRRDLDINRPGTVPNAKTLRCPVMLVVGDNAPAEEGVVECNSKLDPTNTTFLKMADSGGLPQVTQPGKLTEAFKYFLQGMGYMPSASMTRLARSRTASLTSASSVEGARPRACTHSESSEAMGQINHTMEVSC from the exons ATGAAGGTTCTCCGGCACAAGATCGAGCTGCTCACAG ggctgctgctgcaggagatgaCCATGGCGGGGCTGCACGAACTGCGCTTCACTGAGGAGAAGCCACTGCTGCGTGGCCAGGATGCTGAGCTG GACAACTCAGATGtgttcctctctgctgctgacaCAGACTGGAAG gAACACGACATTGAGACGCCCTATGGGCTGCTGCACGTGGTCATCCGGGGCTCACCCAAGGGGAACCGCCCTGCCATCCTGACGTACCACGATGTGGGCCTCAACC ACAAGCTTTGCTTCAACACCTTCTTCAACTATGAAGACATGCAGGAGATCACAAAACACTTTGTGGTGTGTCACGTGGATGCGCCAGGCCAGCAGGCAGGAGCCTCGCAGTTCCCGCAGGG gtaCCAGTACCCATCCATGGACCAGCTGGCTGCCATGTTACCCAGCGTGGTGCAGCACTTCGG ATTCAAGTATGTGATCGGGATCGGTGTTGGGGCAGGAGCCTACGTGCTGGCCAAGTTTGCG CTCATCTTCCCCGACCTGGTTGAAGGGCTGGTCCTCATGAATATCGACCCCAACGGCAAAGGCTGGATTGACTGGGCAGCTGCTAAG CTCtcaggcctcaccagcacactGCCAGACATGGTCCTGTCCCACCTGTTCAGCCAG gaggagctggtgAACAACACGGAGCTGGTGCAGAGTTACAGGCAGCAGATTGGCAGCGTGGTGAACCAGTTCAacctgcagctcttcctcaACATGTACAACGG cCGCAGGGATCTGGACATCAACCGGCCCGGCACTGTGCCCAACGCCAAGACACTGCG TTGCCCTGTGATGTTGGTGGTGGGAGACAACGCTCCTGCTGAAGAGGGTGTG GTGGAGTGTAATTCCAAGCTGGATCCCACAAACACCACTTTTCTGAAG ATGGCGGATTCTGGTGGGCTGCCCCAGGTCACACAG cccgGCAAGCTGACCGAAGCCTTCAAGTACTTCCTGCAAGGCATGGGCTACA TGCCATCTGCCAGCATGACCCGCCTGGCACGCTCCCGCACAGCCTCGCTCACCAGCGCCAGTTCTGTGGAAGGTGCCCGACCGCGTGCCTGTACCCATTCGGAGAGCAGCGAGGCCATGGGGCAGATCAACCACACCATGGAGGTATCGTGCTGA
- the NDRG4 gene encoding protein NDRG4 isoform X4: MPECWDGEHDIETPYGLLHVVIRGSPKGNRPAILTYHDVGLNHKLCFNTFFNYEDMQEITKHFVVCHVDAPGQQAGASQFPQGYQYPSMDQLAAMLPSVVQHFGFKYVIGIGVGAGAYVLAKFALIFPDLVEGLVLMNIDPNGKGWIDWAAAKLSGLTSTLPDMVLSHLFSQEELVNNTELVQSYRQQIGSVVNQFNLQLFLNMYNGRRDLDINRPGTVPNAKTLRCPVMLVVGDNAPAEEGVVECNSKLDPTNTTFLKMADSGGLPQVTQPGKLTEAFKYFLQGMGYMPSASMTRLARSRTASLTSASSVEGARPRACTHSESSEAMGQINHTMEVSC; this comes from the exons ATGCCCGAGTGCTGGGATGGG gAACACGACATTGAGACGCCCTATGGGCTGCTGCACGTGGTCATCCGGGGCTCACCCAAGGGGAACCGCCCTGCCATCCTGACGTACCACGATGTGGGCCTCAACC ACAAGCTTTGCTTCAACACCTTCTTCAACTATGAAGACATGCAGGAGATCACAAAACACTTTGTGGTGTGTCACGTGGATGCGCCAGGCCAGCAGGCAGGAGCCTCGCAGTTCCCGCAGGG gtaCCAGTACCCATCCATGGACCAGCTGGCTGCCATGTTACCCAGCGTGGTGCAGCACTTCGG ATTCAAGTATGTGATCGGGATCGGTGTTGGGGCAGGAGCCTACGTGCTGGCCAAGTTTGCG CTCATCTTCCCCGACCTGGTTGAAGGGCTGGTCCTCATGAATATCGACCCCAACGGCAAAGGCTGGATTGACTGGGCAGCTGCTAAG CTCtcaggcctcaccagcacactGCCAGACATGGTCCTGTCCCACCTGTTCAGCCAG gaggagctggtgAACAACACGGAGCTGGTGCAGAGTTACAGGCAGCAGATTGGCAGCGTGGTGAACCAGTTCAacctgcagctcttcctcaACATGTACAACGG cCGCAGGGATCTGGACATCAACCGGCCCGGCACTGTGCCCAACGCCAAGACACTGCG TTGCCCTGTGATGTTGGTGGTGGGAGACAACGCTCCTGCTGAAGAGGGTGTG GTGGAGTGTAATTCCAAGCTGGATCCCACAAACACCACTTTTCTGAAG ATGGCGGATTCTGGTGGGCTGCCCCAGGTCACACAG cccgGCAAGCTGACCGAAGCCTTCAAGTACTTCCTGCAAGGCATGGGCTACA TGCCATCTGCCAGCATGACCCGCCTGGCACGCTCCCGCACAGCCTCGCTCACCAGCGCCAGTTCTGTGGAAGGTGCCCGACCGCGTGCCTGTACCCATTCGGAGAGCAGCGAGGCCATGGGGCAGATCAACCACACCATGGAGGTATCGTGCTGA
- the GINS3 gene encoding DNA replication complex GINS protein PSF3 — protein MRSAACWRLSGSYCAPVRLGMAEAYFPVGPGLGPEENFLSLDDILMSQEKLPGRAESNLPRLAFALGQGTGAGSGDSIPEGSKLEIPMWLAKGLHDSKRRLISVELPKIYKEAWRTVFRADANVVDLHKMGPYYYGFGSQLLNFDNPENPEIAQTILQTFISRFRRIMDSSQNAYNEDTSSLVARLDELERALFQAGQKGLNDFQCWEKGQASQITVSSLVQNYGKRKFTEMDG, from the exons ATGCGCAGCGCTGCCTGCTGGCGGCTGAGCGGGAGTTATTGCGCGCCCGTCCGCCTTGGCATGGCGGAGGCGTATTTCCCGGTGGGCCCCGGGTTGGGCCCCGAGGAGAACTTCTTATCGCTGGACGACATCCTCATGTCGCAGGAGAAGCTGCCTGGCCGCGCCGAGAGCAACCTGCCCCGCTTGGCCTTCGCGCTGGGCCAAGGGACCGGCGCCGGCTCGGGGGACTCCATCCCTGAG GGCTCAAAGCTAGAGATCCCGATGTGGCTGGCCAAGGGGCTGCACGACAGCAAGAGGAGGCTGATCTCTGTAGAGCTGCCGAAGATCTACAAGGAGGCCTGGAGGACAGTGTTCAGAGCTGATGCCAATGTGGTCGATTTGCATAAAATGGGGCCGTACTACTATGGATTTGGCTCCCAGCTCCTGAACTTCGACAACCCAGAGAACCCCGAGATAGCTCAGACTATCCTGCAG ACGTTTATTAGCCGTTTCCGTCGTATCATGGACTCCTCTCAGAATGCCTACAATGAGGACACCTCAAGTCTGGTGGCTCGGCTGGATGAGTTAGAGCGAGCCTTATTTCAAGCTGGCCAGAAGGGGCTGAATGACTTCCAGTGCTGGGAAAAGGGACAGGCTTCACAAATCACAGTTTCCAGTCTGGTCCAGAATTACgggaaaagaaaatttacaGAAATGGATGGATAA
- the NDRG4 gene encoding protein NDRG4 isoform X1, which yields MKVLRHKIELLTGLLLQEMTMAGLHELRFTEEKPLLRGQDAELDNSDVFLSAADTDWKEHDIETPYGLLHVVIRGSPKGNRPAILTYHDVGLNHKLCFNTFFNYEDMQEITKHFVVCHVDAPGQQAGASQFPQGYQYPSMDQLAAMLPSVVQHFGFKYVIGIGVGAGAYVLAKFALIFPDLVEGLVLMNIDPNGKGWIDWAAAKLSGLTSTLPDMVLSHLFSQEELVNNTELVQSYRQQIGSVVNQFNLQLFLNMYNGRRDLDINRPGTVPNAKTLRCPVMLVVGDNAPAEEGVVECNSKLDPTNTTFLKMADSGGLPQVTQPGKLTEAFKYFLQGMGYIAHLKDRRLSGGAVPSASMTRLARSRTASLTSASSVEGARPRACTHSESSEAMGQINHTMEVSC from the exons ATGAAGGTTCTCCGGCACAAGATCGAGCTGCTCACAG ggctgctgctgcaggagatgaCCATGGCGGGGCTGCACGAACTGCGCTTCACTGAGGAGAAGCCACTGCTGCGTGGCCAGGATGCTGAGCTG GACAACTCAGATGtgttcctctctgctgctgacaCAGACTGGAAG gAACACGACATTGAGACGCCCTATGGGCTGCTGCACGTGGTCATCCGGGGCTCACCCAAGGGGAACCGCCCTGCCATCCTGACGTACCACGATGTGGGCCTCAACC ACAAGCTTTGCTTCAACACCTTCTTCAACTATGAAGACATGCAGGAGATCACAAAACACTTTGTGGTGTGTCACGTGGATGCGCCAGGCCAGCAGGCAGGAGCCTCGCAGTTCCCGCAGGG gtaCCAGTACCCATCCATGGACCAGCTGGCTGCCATGTTACCCAGCGTGGTGCAGCACTTCGG ATTCAAGTATGTGATCGGGATCGGTGTTGGGGCAGGAGCCTACGTGCTGGCCAAGTTTGCG CTCATCTTCCCCGACCTGGTTGAAGGGCTGGTCCTCATGAATATCGACCCCAACGGCAAAGGCTGGATTGACTGGGCAGCTGCTAAG CTCtcaggcctcaccagcacactGCCAGACATGGTCCTGTCCCACCTGTTCAGCCAG gaggagctggtgAACAACACGGAGCTGGTGCAGAGTTACAGGCAGCAGATTGGCAGCGTGGTGAACCAGTTCAacctgcagctcttcctcaACATGTACAACGG cCGCAGGGATCTGGACATCAACCGGCCCGGCACTGTGCCCAACGCCAAGACACTGCG TTGCCCTGTGATGTTGGTGGTGGGAGACAACGCTCCTGCTGAAGAGGGTGTG GTGGAGTGTAATTCCAAGCTGGATCCCACAAACACCACTTTTCTGAAG ATGGCGGATTCTGGTGGGCTGCCCCAGGTCACACAG cccgGCAAGCTGACCGAAGCCTTCAAGTACTTCCTGCAAGGCATGGGCTACA TCGCCCACCTGAAGGATCGGAGGCTGAGTGGAGGTGCAG TGCCATCTGCCAGCATGACCCGCCTGGCACGCTCCCGCACAGCCTCGCTCACCAGCGCCAGTTCTGTGGAAGGTGCCCGACCGCGTGCCTGTACCCATTCGGAGAGCAGCGAGGCCATGGGGCAGATCAACCACACCATGGAGGTATCGTGCTGA